Proteins encoded within one genomic window of Brassica rapa cultivar Chiifu-401-42 chromosome A09, CAAS_Brap_v3.01, whole genome shotgun sequence:
- the LOC103841283 gene encoding serine/threonine-protein kinase AFC1 isoform X2, with protein sequence MILETQRIVDKRPRKRPRLAWDAAPPPPPPTVFHPPLYYGQEFASGVAPSFVYPNMFYNGFPRQGSPPWRPDDKDGHFVFVVGDTLTPRYQILSKMGEGTFGQVLECFDNKNKEAVAIKVIRSVNKYREAAMIEIDVLQRLTRHDVGGSRCVQIRNWFDYRNHICIVFEKLGPSLYDFLRKNSYRSFPIDLVRELGRQLLESVAYMHDLRLIHTDLKPENILLVSSEYIKIPDYKFLSRPTKDGSYFKNLPKSSAIKLIDFGSTTFEHQDHNYIVSTRHYRAPEVILGVGWNYPCDLWSIGCILVELCSGEALFQTHENLEHLAMMERVLGPLPPHMVLRADRRSERYFRRGAKLHWPEGATSRDSLKAVWKLPRLPNLIMQHVDHSAGDLIDLLQGLLRYDPAARLKAREALNHPFFTRSREQSIPFNPNPGPFLYNHKN encoded by the exons ATGATCTTGGAAACTCAACGGATCGTCGATAAGCGTCCGAGGAAACGGCCCCGTTTGGCTTGGGATGCTGCAccccctcctcctccaccaACG GTATTTCATCCGCCGTTGTACTATGGTCAAGAGTTTGCGAGTGGAGTAGCTCCCAGTTTTGTGTACCCGAACATGTTTTATAATGGCTTTCCTCGTCAGGGCTCTCCTCCCTGGAGACCTGATGATAAAGATGGTCACTTTGTCTTTGTCGTTGGAGATACGTTGACCCCACGAT ATCAAATTCTCAGCAAAATGGGTGAAG GTACATTTGGACAAGTATTGGAATGTTTtgataacaaaaacaaagaagCTGTGGCCATCAAAGTTATACGGTCTGTAAACAAGTATCGTGAAGCTGCTATGATTGAAATTGACGTGCTGCAGAGGCTTACAAGGCATGACGTTGGTGGTTCTCG TTGTGTGCAAATACGGAATTGGTTTGACTATCGTAATCATATTTGTATT GTGTTTGAGAAGCTTGGGCCAAGCTTATATGATTTTCTCCGCAAAAACAGCTACCGTTCATTTCCTATTGACCTTGTTCGGGAGCTTGGCAGACAACTTTTGGAGTCTGTAGCAT ATATGCACGATTTACGGCTGATTCACACAGATTTGAAGCCGGAGAACATTCTTCTGGTGTCGTCTGAATATATCAAAATACCTGATTATAAG TTTCTATCACGGCCCACGAAAGATGGATCATACTTCAAGAATCTGCCAAAGTCAAGTGCCATAAAGCTCATTGATTTTGGAAGTACAACCTTTGAACATCAAGACCATAACTATATCGTATCCACAAGGCATTACCGCGCACCAGAAGTTATCCTAG GGGTTGGATGGAACTATCCATGTGACCTGTGGAGTATTGGTTGCATACTTGTTGAACTTTGTTCG GGAGAGGCGCTTTTCCAAACGCATGAAAACTTGGAACATTTGGCCATGATGGAAAGGGTCCTAGGACCATTGCCACCTCATATGGTGCTCAGAGCCGA CCGGCGCTCGGAGAGATACTTCAGGCGAGGTGCAAAGTTACATTGGCCTGAAGGTGCGACGTCGAGAGACAGCTTGAAAGCAGTGTGGAAACTTCCCCGGTTACCG AACTTGATCATGCAGCATGTGGATCACTCGGCGGGTGATCTGATAGATCTGTTACAAGGGCTGCTTAGATATGATCCAGCGGCAAGGCTCAAGGCAAGAGAAGCACTGAACCATCCCTTCTTCACACGAAGCCGAGAACAGAGTATTCCCTTTAACCCAAACCCTGGtccatttttatataaccaCAAGAACTAG
- the LOC103841283 gene encoding serine/threonine-protein kinase AFC1 isoform X1: protein MQSSVHREKPSSIAMILETQRIVDKRPRKRPRLAWDAAPPPPPPTVFHPPLYYGQEFASGVAPSFVYPNMFYNGFPRQGSPPWRPDDKDGHFVFVVGDTLTPRYQILSKMGEGTFGQVLECFDNKNKEAVAIKVIRSVNKYREAAMIEIDVLQRLTRHDVGGSRCVQIRNWFDYRNHICIVFEKLGPSLYDFLRKNSYRSFPIDLVRELGRQLLESVAYMHDLRLIHTDLKPENILLVSSEYIKIPDYKFLSRPTKDGSYFKNLPKSSAIKLIDFGSTTFEHQDHNYIVSTRHYRAPEVILGVGWNYPCDLWSIGCILVELCSGEALFQTHENLEHLAMMERVLGPLPPHMVLRADRRSERYFRRGAKLHWPEGATSRDSLKAVWKLPRLPNLIMQHVDHSAGDLIDLLQGLLRYDPAARLKAREALNHPFFTRSREQSIPFNPNPGPFLYNHKN, encoded by the exons ATGCAAAGCAGTGTGCATCGTGAGAAACCTAGCTCGATCGCAATGATCTTGGAAACTCAACGGATCGTCGATAAGCGTCCGAGGAAACGGCCCCGTTTGGCTTGGGATGCTGCAccccctcctcctccaccaACG GTATTTCATCCGCCGTTGTACTATGGTCAAGAGTTTGCGAGTGGAGTAGCTCCCAGTTTTGTGTACCCGAACATGTTTTATAATGGCTTTCCTCGTCAGGGCTCTCCTCCCTGGAGACCTGATGATAAAGATGGTCACTTTGTCTTTGTCGTTGGAGATACGTTGACCCCACGAT ATCAAATTCTCAGCAAAATGGGTGAAG GTACATTTGGACAAGTATTGGAATGTTTtgataacaaaaacaaagaagCTGTGGCCATCAAAGTTATACGGTCTGTAAACAAGTATCGTGAAGCTGCTATGATTGAAATTGACGTGCTGCAGAGGCTTACAAGGCATGACGTTGGTGGTTCTCG TTGTGTGCAAATACGGAATTGGTTTGACTATCGTAATCATATTTGTATT GTGTTTGAGAAGCTTGGGCCAAGCTTATATGATTTTCTCCGCAAAAACAGCTACCGTTCATTTCCTATTGACCTTGTTCGGGAGCTTGGCAGACAACTTTTGGAGTCTGTAGCAT ATATGCACGATTTACGGCTGATTCACACAGATTTGAAGCCGGAGAACATTCTTCTGGTGTCGTCTGAATATATCAAAATACCTGATTATAAG TTTCTATCACGGCCCACGAAAGATGGATCATACTTCAAGAATCTGCCAAAGTCAAGTGCCATAAAGCTCATTGATTTTGGAAGTACAACCTTTGAACATCAAGACCATAACTATATCGTATCCACAAGGCATTACCGCGCACCAGAAGTTATCCTAG GGGTTGGATGGAACTATCCATGTGACCTGTGGAGTATTGGTTGCATACTTGTTGAACTTTGTTCG GGAGAGGCGCTTTTCCAAACGCATGAAAACTTGGAACATTTGGCCATGATGGAAAGGGTCCTAGGACCATTGCCACCTCATATGGTGCTCAGAGCCGA CCGGCGCTCGGAGAGATACTTCAGGCGAGGTGCAAAGTTACATTGGCCTGAAGGTGCGACGTCGAGAGACAGCTTGAAAGCAGTGTGGAAACTTCCCCGGTTACCG AACTTGATCATGCAGCATGTGGATCACTCGGCGGGTGATCTGATAGATCTGTTACAAGGGCTGCTTAGATATGATCCAGCGGCAAGGCTCAAGGCAAGAGAAGCACTGAACCATCCCTTCTTCACACGAAGCCGAGAACAGAGTATTCCCTTTAACCCAAACCCTGGtccatttttatataaccaCAAGAACTAG
- the LOC103841284 gene encoding diaminopimelate epimerase, chloroplastic isoform X1 codes for MEIAAASTVSVAPQPPRLTNAFSRKLSSVSSLSFGSVERKYCLGNAKLRVSASSSVDVVTAEKISPASFLDKRETGGVLHFVKYHGLGNDFILVDNRDSSEPKITQEQAAKLCDRNFGVGADGVIFAMPGVNGTDYTMRIFNSDGSEPEMCGNGVRCFARFIAEIENLQGKNSFTIHTGAGLIVPEIQDDGQVKVDMGIPVLKAQDVPTKLPGNKGEAVIQAELVVDGVSWNVTCVSMGNPHCVTFGTKGGPNQKLKVDDLNLPEIGPKFEHHEMFPARTNTEFVEVLSRSHLKMRVWERGAGATLACGTGACALVVAAVLEGRANRKCTVDLPGGPLEIEWKQEDNHIYMTGPAEAVFYGSALV; via the exons ATGGAGATAGCCGCCGCTAGCACTGTCTCCGTGGCGCCGCAACCGCCTCGACTGACGAATGCCTTTTCCAGGAAGCTTAGTTCCGTCTCTTCGCTTTCTTTCGGTTCCGTCGAGAGAAAATACTGCCTTGGAAACGCTAAGCTTCGCGTGTCTGCGTCCTCCTCCGTTGACGTCGTCACCGCCGAGAAAATATCTCCGGCGAGTTTTCTCGACAAGAGAGAAACCGGAGGAGTTCTTCATTTCGTGAAGTATCATGGCCTCGGCAACGACTTCATCTTG GTTGATAACAGAGACTCATCGGAACCTAAGATAACTCAAGAGCAGGCGGCGAAGCTGTGCGATAGAAACTTCGGTGTTGGTGCCGATGGAGTGATTTTCGCAATGCCGGGAGTCAATGGTACTGATTACACCATGAGGATATTCAACTCAGATGGAAGCGAACCAGAG ATGTGTGGTAATGGAGTTCGATGCTTTGCAAGGTTCATTGCTGAGATTGAGAACTTGCAAGGGAAAAACAG TTTTACAATACATACTGGAGCTGGCCTGATTGTTCCTGAAATTCAAGATGATGGACAG GTTAAGGTTGATATGGGCATACCTGTTCTTAAAGCACAAGATGTGCCCACGAAGTTACCTGGAAACAAAGGTGAAGCTGTTATTCAAGCAGAACTAGTTGTTGATGGAGTAAGCTGGAATGTGACGTGTGTTAGTATGGGCAATCCTCACTGTGTCACTTTTGGTACTAAGGGTGGACCG AACCAGAAACTGAAAGTTGACGATTTGAACTTGCCAGAGATTGGTCCAAAGTTCGAGCATCATGAAATGTTTCCAGCTAGAACCAACACAG AATTTGTGGAAGTCTTATCACGTTCTCATTTAAAAATGCGTGTCTGGGAGCGTGGAGCAG gAGCGACTTTGGCATGTGGAACTGGAGCTTGCGCTCTGGTTGTTGCAGCAGTCCTTGAAGGTCGAGCCAACAGG AAATGCACGGTGGATCTACCGGGCGGACCATTGGAGATAGAGTGGAAGCAAGAAGACAACCATATCTACATGACGGGTCCTGCAGAAGCTGTCTTCTACGGATCAGCTCTGGTCTAA
- the LOC103841284 gene encoding diaminopimelate epimerase, chloroplastic isoform X2 gives MEIAAASTVSVAPQPPRLTNAFSRKLSSVSSLSFGSVERKYCLGNAKLRVSASSSVDVVTAEKISPASFLDKRETGGVLHFVKYHGLGNDFILVDNRDSSEPKITQEQAAKLCDRNFGVGADGVIFAMPGVNGTDYTMRIFNSDGSEPEMCGNGVRCFARFIAEIENLQGKNSFTIHTGAGLIVPEIQDDGQVKVDMGIPVLKAQDVPTKLPGNKGEAVIQAELVVDGVSWNVTCVSMGNPHCVTFGTKGGPKLKVDDLNLPEIGPKFEHHEMFPARTNTEFVEVLSRSHLKMRVWERGAGATLACGTGACALVVAAVLEGRANRKCTVDLPGGPLEIEWKQEDNHIYMTGPAEAVFYGSALV, from the exons ATGGAGATAGCCGCCGCTAGCACTGTCTCCGTGGCGCCGCAACCGCCTCGACTGACGAATGCCTTTTCCAGGAAGCTTAGTTCCGTCTCTTCGCTTTCTTTCGGTTCCGTCGAGAGAAAATACTGCCTTGGAAACGCTAAGCTTCGCGTGTCTGCGTCCTCCTCCGTTGACGTCGTCACCGCCGAGAAAATATCTCCGGCGAGTTTTCTCGACAAGAGAGAAACCGGAGGAGTTCTTCATTTCGTGAAGTATCATGGCCTCGGCAACGACTTCATCTTG GTTGATAACAGAGACTCATCGGAACCTAAGATAACTCAAGAGCAGGCGGCGAAGCTGTGCGATAGAAACTTCGGTGTTGGTGCCGATGGAGTGATTTTCGCAATGCCGGGAGTCAATGGTACTGATTACACCATGAGGATATTCAACTCAGATGGAAGCGAACCAGAG ATGTGTGGTAATGGAGTTCGATGCTTTGCAAGGTTCATTGCTGAGATTGAGAACTTGCAAGGGAAAAACAG TTTTACAATACATACTGGAGCTGGCCTGATTGTTCCTGAAATTCAAGATGATGGACAG GTTAAGGTTGATATGGGCATACCTGTTCTTAAAGCACAAGATGTGCCCACGAAGTTACCTGGAAACAAAGGTGAAGCTGTTATTCAAGCAGAACTAGTTGTTGATGGAGTAAGCTGGAATGTGACGTGTGTTAGTATGGGCAATCCTCACTGTGTCACTTTTGGTACTAAGGGTGGACCG AAACTGAAAGTTGACGATTTGAACTTGCCAGAGATTGGTCCAAAGTTCGAGCATCATGAAATGTTTCCAGCTAGAACCAACACAG AATTTGTGGAAGTCTTATCACGTTCTCATTTAAAAATGCGTGTCTGGGAGCGTGGAGCAG gAGCGACTTTGGCATGTGGAACTGGAGCTTGCGCTCTGGTTGTTGCAGCAGTCCTTGAAGGTCGAGCCAACAGG AAATGCACGGTGGATCTACCGGGCGGACCATTGGAGATAGAGTGGAAGCAAGAAGACAACCATATCTACATGACGGGTCCTGCAGAAGCTGTCTTCTACGGATCAGCTCTGGTCTAA